The following are from one region of the Thermoproteus uzoniensis 768-20 genome:
- a CDS encoding translation initiation factor IF-5A produces the protein MSTKYVEVGELKEGSYIVIDGEPCRVVEIEKSKTGKHGSAKARVVAVGLFDNVKRTLSVPVDTQVEVPIIEKFTAQVLAISGDTVQLMDMRDYKTLEVPMKYVEEEAKGKLASGVEVEVWQILDRYKITRVK, from the coding sequence ATGAGCACCAAGTATGTAGAAGTCGGCGAGTTGAAGGAGGGCTCGTACATAGTAATAGACGGAGAGCCTTGCCGAGTTGTCGAGATAGAGAAGTCGAAGACGGGGAAACACGGGTCCGCCAAGGCGAGGGTCGTAGCCGTCGGGCTTTTCGACAACGTCAAGAGGACTCTCAGCGTGCCCGTCGACACGCAGGTGGAGGTCCCCATAATAGAGAAGTTCACGGCCCAAGTCCTGGCAATATCCGGCGACACGGTCCAGCTGATGGATATGCGGGACTACAAGACCCTCGAAGTGCCGATGAAGTACGTGGAGGAGGAGGCCAAGGGCAAGCTGGCCTCAGGCGTTGAGGTGGAGGTCTGGCAGATCTTGGACCGCTACAAGATCACGAGGGTTAAGTAG
- a CDS encoding helix-turn-helix domain-containing protein, with protein sequence MSGGELTPAQRLVLYYMAFEALYNSRVWLTFDDLRRGTGLSTRTLRSALVKLRELGYIISVMDPSRGRKFLHRVLLNRLYPAPELEGLYLVDVSGDLTPEAVKILSNADVVLYTDSVDPKRVEAYARRLERFNGTIPNAKLVAVAFNPVLDDVEKLSAVVHEARYICASNAIDKALGSCLACGLVDVDYGAFRIKAVRDEDELAELVKKYDVKSTLLLQTCDGRKLELVVLKRRTAVRERRSQ encoded by the coding sequence ATGTCGGGAGGTGAGCTGACCCCGGCCCAGCGGCTGGTGCTGTACTATATGGCCTTCGAGGCTCTGTACAACTCGCGGGTCTGGCTAACCTTCGACGATTTGAGGAGGGGCACCGGCCTTTCGACCAGGACGTTGAGATCTGCGTTGGTCAAGCTCCGCGAGCTCGGCTACATAATCAGCGTCATGGATCCCTCGAGGGGCAGGAAGTTCCTCCACAGAGTTTTGCTAAACAGGCTCTACCCGGCGCCCGAGCTGGAGGGCCTTTACCTCGTCGACGTCAGCGGGGACTTGACGCCGGAGGCGGTGAAGATCCTCTCCAACGCCGATGTCGTCCTCTATACCGACTCGGTGGACCCCAAGAGGGTTGAGGCCTACGCGAGGAGGCTAGAGCGCTTTAACGGCACGATCCCCAACGCCAAGCTGGTGGCAGTGGCTTTCAACCCCGTCCTAGACGACGTGGAGAAGCTAAGTGCGGTGGTCCACGAGGCCAGATACATCTGCGCCTCCAACGCCATAGATAAGGCCTTGGGCTCCTGCCTCGCCTGCGGCCTTGTAGACGTGGACTACGGCGCGTTTAGGATAAAGGCCGTGAGGGACGAGGACGAGCTGGCCGAGCTCGTCAAGAAATACGACGTGAAGAGCACGTTGCTTTTGCAGACGTGTGACGGGAGGAAGCTGGAGCTCGTCGTCTTGAAGCGGCGGACGGCCGTCCGTGAGCGCCGGTCTCAGTAA
- a CDS encoding HesA/MoeB/ThiF family protein — protein sequence MKIFDRYSRQIAVIGDEGQRRLRRTSVAVFGVGGLGTHVAYYLAAGGFGRLYLVDSDKVSLPDLHRQVLYSTSDVGALKAEAAARRLRDINPEVEVEPVAEEISPSLASELAAKADVLVDALDNWATRHVVNRAAVGARKPLVHGAVQEWYGHVTTVIPGVTPCLQDLFGRLKSLPSCAQGFCPVLGPVVGLVASIMALEVFRTALGSPSLAGKLLVVDLKHMAFDEIRVERDENCPVCGYVGR from the coding sequence TTGAAGATATTCGACAGATATAGCAGACAGATCGCCGTCATAGGCGATGAGGGCCAGAGGAGGCTGAGGCGGACGTCCGTCGCGGTCTTCGGCGTCGGCGGGCTGGGGACCCACGTGGCGTATTACCTCGCGGCCGGCGGCTTCGGAAGACTCTACCTCGTCGACTCGGACAAGGTGTCGTTGCCGGATCTACACAGACAGGTCCTCTACTCCACATCGGACGTTGGCGCCCTCAAGGCCGAGGCCGCCGCGAGGCGCCTCAGAGACATAAACCCCGAGGTCGAGGTGGAGCCGGTGGCCGAGGAGATAAGCCCGTCCCTCGCCTCGGAGCTGGCCGCGAAGGCCGACGTGCTGGTCGATGCCTTGGACAACTGGGCGACGAGGCACGTGGTCAACAGAGCGGCGGTGGGGGCCCGCAAGCCGTTGGTGCACGGCGCGGTGCAGGAATGGTACGGCCACGTCACCACGGTAATCCCCGGCGTCACTCCCTGTCTCCAGGACCTCTTCGGCCGGCTCAAGTCGCTCCCCTCCTGCGCCCAGGGGTTCTGCCCCGTGTTGGGCCCCGTCGTAGGCCTCGTGGCGTCGATAATGGCTCTGGAGGTCTTCAGGACGGCCCTCGGCTCGCCGTCGCTCGCCGGCAAGTTGCTGGTCGTCGACCTCAAACACATGGCCTTCGACGAGATACGGGTGGAGAGGGACGAGAACTGCCCCGTGTGCGGCTATGTCGGGAGGTGA